TCAGCAGAACTTTAATGTAACTGATAGTTGGGATGAGGAAGGAAAACatcatgaagaatcaacattaactacagatgaagagaaagacccacagaacagagatcagaggaagggaagagacagaagtcatgtccaaagtgtggtcCGCTCTCACATTTCAGAAggtcagtgtgactctgatgtTAGGAAAAACGTCAAGAAGAAATCTTTGGCTAAGAAACACAAAACGTcttcaaaaggaaaaaggcCTTTCCATATAAAGTTTGATAAAAGAACTAGAGTTGCACACAGTGTGAATGTAAAGTTGAAAAGTGAATCTGATAAAAGTCCTCATGTCTGTAAAGAATGTGGTAAAGTATTTAATCACTTGTCCCAGTTCAAAGCCCACGTGAGAAGGCATACGATAGGGAAGCgattttcttgtaaagaatgtgataaaactTTTAGCTACAAGTGTCATGTCAGAGTACACATGAGTACTCACACAGGGGAAAAGCCCTTTcattgtaaagaatgtgataaaacgTTTAATTACATGTCTAAACTCGCATCACACATgaaaactcatacaggagaaaagccttatCCTTGTAAAGTTTGTCACAAGAGTTTTAGTCATACGtttaatctcaaaacacacatgaaaattcacacaggagagaagcctttttcttgtaatgaatgtgataaaagttttggtgttttagctcatctcaaaacacacatgaaaattcacacaggagagaagcctttttcttgtaatgaatgtgataaaagttttgctgttttagctCGTCTCAAATCACATATGAAAACTCACACAAGAGAAAAGCCGTTAGAAGATTTAAGAATAGGTCCTATCttaaaagacacatgagaactcatacaggagagaagcctttttcttgtaaggTATGTCATAGAAGTTTTACGACAAAGTTCTATGCTAAAATACACTTGAGAATTCATactggagagaagccttttcattgtcaaatttgcaaaaaaggttttagtcaaaaaataatgtcaaaagaCACGACACTTCATTTaagagagaagcctttttcaaGTCGAACAACTTGGTGAAAACTCTCAACTcaagaaatgaaggaaaaatttgGGGTTAAATCAGGATTTGTCTTAACCGAATAAAAAACTGGAttataaatttagaaaataaacattgtaaattcaaaataaaaacgaaaaaaatgttatgtctGTGGCCCTCAGACTGGTTTGTGGCCCAGGTGTTGGGTCCCCTGACTTGATGGAAACAGGAAGCAAGTCGAATAATGACTAGTTGAGGTTAccccaaatgtaaaaaaatggtttttcTGACTTCTTCTGTGCAggctgaaaacatatttttttccggATTTATTTTGATCTTCTAAAACCccatcttactttttttttttttagattttcatcaCCTCTGATCTACAATTATCAAAACCCATAAAATAAAGCACGTATTCATTTCAGAGTATGTATAACTGTTCTGTACGAGTTTCACCATTTGAATTGATTTACCAAAAaactgttgatttaaaaaaaaagtcttatagATGAACCTGCAAAtagaaatgtgttgtttttagttgttaGAGCATAATCTTCATCTTTTGATTGGATTGTGGTTATATTTCATGATGAAACAATGTGTATGTTGTCTAAGCCTGCTACCACGACAACACTAGAAATATTTTCCTTACATCTTTAAGTCTAACACATTTCTATGtgaagatttctttaaagtatttgctgcagtttttattttttctgggtTATGCGAGCAAGTCCTTTCTtgatgattttctgtttttgagaaatctaaaaagaagaaactggtgtttctgttttgtgttcGTTTGATGCTTTCCAGTagagattaaaactgtatttattttcattttcagtgcTCTGTCTCAATCTTTATGTGTAGAATAAAGTAGACATGAGTCAAAACTGTCACAATATGGGTTTCTGTcgtttgttggttctctgcaggttcaaAAACTGGGCTTCTCAAGTCCACGTCAGGAAATCTGCAGGGGTTCTGCTCTGTAAATGATTGAGGATAAAATGAATGTCAATTTATGGGCCCTAGTTACCTAGATCAGACTCACCACTTTGTTTGCAATCATAGATGATGaatttttatatgaattatttttatgttcattaTTATATTAAAAGCCAGACAGGTGCCACATACCAGGGTCTAATAAATGATGCTCATCAGCATTTCGTCAATGACTGAACAACTCTGTTCATGATATGGTCATCATCTCTATCAAGGCTGGTTTTCagttcaggaaaaaacaaaagcatgcacTGACCCTCCAGGCCTGCAGTCCAGGACCCATACAACAAACATCTGCTTttgttacaacttttttattgtgcttttttatctttactcttgaaaaaatttaattactaattaaaaaaatgggagaacatttttaaattga
This Oryzias melastigma strain HK-1 linkage group LG2, ASM292280v2, whole genome shotgun sequence DNA region includes the following protein-coding sequences:
- the LOC112142238 gene encoding zinc finger protein 180-like, whose translation is MDICWKPQLQLHHIALHQHWLIEEEDLCNQQRNFGVDQEAPELPQIEEEQEEPQPPQAKEEQEEGQHPQIEEKQEKPEPPHIKEEQEERQHPQIEEEQEGLCISQYEEMLNLKQESDTLMEIPIYEEYEHSEADQNDQQSFNLTDGHYEELLDLKQETDILMGIPICEESEHREAYLNNQQNFNVTDSWDEEGKHHEESTLTTDEEKDPQNRDQRKGRDRSHVQSVVRSHISEGQCDSDVRKNVKKKSLAKKHKTSSKGKRPFHIKFDKRTRVAHSVNVKLKSESDKSPHVCKECGKVFNHLSQFKAHVRRHTIGKRFSCKECDKTFSYKCHVRVHMSTHTGEKPFHCKECDKTFNYMSKLASHMKTHTGEKPYPCKVCHKSFSHTFNLKTHMKIHTGEKPFSCNECDKSFGVLAHLKTHMKIHTGEKPFSCNECDKSFAVLARLKSHMKTHTREKPLEDLRIGPILKDT